The following proteins are co-located in the Streptomyces sp. NBC_00435 genome:
- a CDS encoding S41 family peptidase: protein MSHDAAYLRFPHLHDDLLCFVTEDDLWVAPLVPPGEPAGRAWRITVDRTRVGHPRFSPDGKHIAFTTWRSLDPEIHLAPVAGGPAHRLSYWGSTDTRVCGWTPPDKDGRSDILAVSSHAQPFSYYSWAYSLPTDGSPGGRLPWGPVSDIAVRDDAPDGEDAPGERRTLLLSGKPPHEPAAWKRYRGGATGRLWLHGERLLEGIEGHLESPMFVGGRIAFLSDHEGIGNLYSCLPDGTDLRRHTDHEEFYARHASSDGSRVVYQCAGDLWIVESLAPDASPRKLEVRLGGPRAGRRTYQVPAASHVDSLSVDTTGRASAVVVRGSLYWLTHRDGPARTIADTPGVRVRLPEMLGSAGQVAYVTDAEGEDAIEIAYLPRASGDREPRRLASGALGRVLELLSDPEGERLAIASNDGRLLLIDATEESDGEATELIRSDNGPVTDLAFSPDGCWLTWSHPGVGRSLRQIKMARISGPGAHTVVDVTNGRFEDENPVFTRDGRYLAFLSWRGFDPVYDVHTGDLSFPLGCRPYLVPLSSATPSPFAFSPDGRPAAGGLDPVEGESESGDGAVTVEMEGLESRVTPFPVSASKYSALYPVSGGGLVWLRWPISGALGETFANPADTSGKPTLEYFDLTKARKTELASGLDWFAISGDGTRLVVNDDGDLRAVPATESGDTDSTVYLDLRRILHEVDPAAEWRQAFEEAGRLIRAYFWEPRMCGIDWDGVLRQYRPLVERVASPDEFADLMREVLGELGTSHAYVSPARRNEGPPHYQRAIGLLGVNLFPRDGAWVVGRILPGESSDSKARSPLAGTGIREGAVLTHVDGRPVDPVAGPYPLLSAAGGTTVELTFEPAEGQGRSRRVAVVPLIDERPLRYQDWVAKRRAVVREVSGGRCGYLHIPDMGGSGWAQFNRDLRAEMSKPALIVDVRGNAGGHISELVVEKLTRSILGWDLTRNAQPVSYASNAPRGPIVALADEATSSDGDMITAAFKLLGLGPVVGQRTWGGVVGMTGRHTLGDGTVITVPMNAAWFPEYGWSVENQGVDPDLPILRTPLDWAEGRHAQLDDAVNLALDLLEQDPAAVPPGYTDVPDRRRPKLPPRG, encoded by the coding sequence GTGAGTCACGACGCGGCGTACCTCCGGTTCCCCCATCTCCACGACGATCTGCTGTGCTTCGTCACCGAGGACGACCTCTGGGTGGCGCCCCTCGTCCCTCCCGGAGAGCCCGCGGGCCGGGCCTGGCGGATCACCGTCGACCGCACCCGGGTGGGCCACCCCCGCTTCTCCCCCGACGGCAAGCACATCGCCTTCACCACTTGGCGCAGCCTCGACCCCGAGATCCACCTGGCCCCCGTCGCGGGCGGCCCGGCCCACCGCCTCAGCTACTGGGGCTCCACCGACACCCGGGTCTGCGGCTGGACCCCGCCCGACAAGGACGGCCGCAGCGACATCCTGGCCGTCTCCTCGCACGCCCAGCCCTTCTCCTACTACTCCTGGGCCTACAGCCTGCCGACCGACGGCAGCCCCGGCGGCCGGCTCCCGTGGGGGCCCGTCTCCGACATCGCCGTGCGCGATGACGCCCCGGACGGGGAGGACGCCCCTGGTGAACGGCGCACCCTGCTGCTGAGCGGCAAGCCCCCGCACGAGCCCGCCGCCTGGAAGCGCTACCGCGGTGGGGCCACCGGCCGGCTGTGGCTGCACGGCGAACGGCTGCTGGAGGGCATCGAGGGCCACCTGGAATCCCCCATGTTCGTCGGGGGCCGCATCGCCTTCCTCTCCGACCACGAGGGCATCGGCAACCTCTACTCCTGCCTGCCCGACGGTACGGACCTGCGCCGGCACACCGACCACGAGGAGTTCTACGCCCGGCACGCCTCCAGCGACGGCTCCCGGGTGGTCTACCAGTGCGCCGGCGACCTGTGGATCGTGGAGTCACTGGCCCCGGACGCCTCCCCGCGCAAGCTGGAGGTCCGCCTCGGCGGCCCCCGCGCCGGGCGCCGTACCTACCAGGTGCCGGCCGCCAGCCACGTCGACTCGCTGTCCGTGGACACGACCGGGCGGGCCAGCGCCGTCGTCGTGCGCGGCAGCCTGTACTGGCTCACGCACCGCGACGGGCCCGCCCGCACCATCGCCGACACCCCGGGCGTGCGGGTGCGCCTGCCCGAGATGCTCGGCAGCGCCGGGCAGGTGGCGTACGTGACGGACGCGGAGGGGGAGGACGCGATCGAGATCGCCTACCTGCCCCGGGCCTCCGGGGACCGGGAGCCGCGCCGGCTCGCCTCGGGCGCGCTGGGCCGCGTACTGGAGCTGCTCTCCGATCCGGAGGGGGAACGCCTCGCGATCGCCTCCAACGACGGGCGCCTGCTGCTCATCGACGCGACCGAGGAGTCCGACGGAGAGGCCACCGAGCTGATCCGGTCCGACAACGGACCCGTCACCGACCTCGCCTTCTCCCCCGACGGCTGCTGGCTGACCTGGTCGCACCCGGGCGTCGGCCGCTCGCTGCGGCAGATCAAGATGGCCCGGATCTCCGGCCCCGGCGCGCACACGGTCGTGGACGTGACCAACGGCCGTTTCGAGGACGAGAATCCGGTCTTCACCCGGGACGGGCGCTACCTCGCCTTCCTGTCGTGGCGCGGTTTCGACCCGGTCTACGACGTACACACAGGCGACCTGTCCTTCCCGCTGGGCTGCCGCCCGTACCTGGTGCCGCTCTCCTCGGCCACCCCCTCCCCCTTCGCGTTCTCCCCCGACGGGCGTCCCGCGGCGGGCGGGCTCGACCCGGTCGAGGGGGAATCGGAGTCGGGCGACGGCGCGGTCACCGTCGAGATGGAGGGCCTGGAGAGCCGGGTGACCCCCTTCCCGGTATCGGCCTCCAAGTACTCGGCCCTGTACCCGGTGAGCGGCGGCGGGCTGGTGTGGCTGCGCTGGCCGATCTCGGGCGCGCTCGGCGAGACCTTCGCCAACCCCGCCGACACCAGCGGCAAACCGACGCTGGAGTACTTCGACCTCACCAAGGCCCGCAAGACGGAACTGGCCTCCGGGCTGGACTGGTTCGCGATCAGCGGCGACGGCACCCGGCTCGTCGTCAACGACGACGGCGATCTGCGCGCGGTCCCGGCGACCGAGTCCGGCGACACCGACTCCACCGTCTACCTCGACCTGCGGCGCATCCTGCACGAGGTGGACCCGGCGGCCGAGTGGCGCCAGGCCTTCGAGGAGGCCGGCCGGCTCATCCGCGCGTACTTCTGGGAGCCGCGGATGTGCGGCATCGACTGGGACGGGGTGCTGCGCCAGTACCGCCCCCTGGTCGAACGGGTCGCCTCCCCCGACGAGTTCGCGGACCTGATGCGCGAGGTGCTCGGCGAGCTCGGCACCTCGCACGCCTACGTGTCCCCGGCCCGCCGCAACGAAGGGCCGCCGCACTACCAGCGGGCCATCGGCCTGCTCGGCGTGAACCTCTTCCCCCGGGACGGCGCCTGGGTCGTCGGCCGGATCCTGCCCGGCGAGTCCTCCGACTCCAAGGCCCGCTCCCCGCTCGCGGGCACCGGCATCCGGGAGGGCGCGGTCCTCACCCACGTGGACGGCCGGCCGGTGGACCCGGTCGCGGGGCCGTACCCGCTGCTGTCCGCCGCCGGCGGCACCACCGTGGAGCTCACCTTCGAGCCCGCGGAGGGACAGGGCCGCTCCCGCCGGGTCGCGGTCGTACCGCTCATCGACGAGCGGCCGCTGCGCTACCAGGACTGGGTGGCCAAACGCCGCGCGGTGGTCCGGGAGGTCAGTGGCGGCCGGTGCGGCTACCTGCACATCCCCGACATGGGCGGCTCGGGCTGGGCGCAGTTCAACCGTGACCTGCGGGCGGAGATGTCCAAGCCGGCCCTGATCGTCGACGTGCGCGGCAACGCGGGCGGGCACATCAGCGAGCTGGTGGTGGAGAAGCTGACCCGCTCGATCCTGGGCTGGGACCTGACGCGCAACGCGCAGCCGGTCTCGTACGCCTCCAACGCGCCCCGGGGTCCGATCGTGGCGCTGGCCGACGAGGCGACCTCCTCCGACGGGGACATGATCACGGCGGCCTTCAAACTGCTGGGGCTCGGCCCTGTCGTCGGCCAGCGCACCTGGGGCGGGGTGGTCGGCATGACCGGCCGGCACACCCTCGGCGACGGCACGGTGATCACGGTGCCGATGAACGCGGCGTGGTTCCCCGAGTACGGCTGGTCCGTGGAGAACCAGGGCGTGGATCCCGATCTGCCGATCCTGCGGACCCCGCTCGACTGGGCGGAGGGACGGCACGCGCAGCTCGACGACGCCGTGAACCTGGCGCTGGACCTGCTGGAGCAGGACCCGGCCGCGGTGCCGCCCGGGTACACGGACGTACCGGACCGCAGGCGGCCGAAGCTGCCCCCGCGGGGCTGA
- a CDS encoding GNAT family N-acetyltransferase: MVLTDGDVTLRPIKLRDQAAWREVNRRNRDWLRPWEATIPPPAPWGPVIQRPTYRQMVRHLRAEANAGRMLPFVIEYQGRLVGQLTVAGITWGSMCAGHVGYWVDREVAGRGVMPTAVALAVDHCFTKVGLHRIEVCIRPENGPSRRVVEKLGFREEGVRPRYLHIDGAWRDHLVYALTVEEVREGLLRRWHRERHPHGPASQT; this comes from the coding sequence GTGGTGCTGACCGACGGGGACGTCACGCTCCGGCCGATAAAGCTGCGGGACCAGGCCGCCTGGCGCGAGGTCAACCGCCGTAACCGCGACTGGCTCCGGCCGTGGGAGGCGACCATTCCGCCGCCCGCGCCCTGGGGGCCGGTGATCCAGCGGCCGACGTACCGCCAGATGGTCCGCCATCTGCGGGCCGAGGCGAACGCGGGCCGGATGCTGCCGTTCGTCATCGAGTACCAGGGCCGCCTGGTGGGCCAGCTGACGGTCGCCGGGATCACCTGGGGCTCCATGTGCGCCGGCCACGTCGGCTACTGGGTGGACCGCGAGGTGGCGGGCCGGGGCGTGATGCCGACGGCGGTCGCGCTGGCGGTGGACCACTGCTTCACGAAGGTCGGGCTGCACCGGATCGAGGTGTGCATCCGGCCGGAGAACGGACCGAGCCGGCGGGTCGTGGAGAAACTGGGATTCCGCGAGGAAGGGGTGCGCCCCCGCTATCTGCACATCGACGGCGCGTGGCGTGATCATCTCGTGTACGCGCTGACGGTGGAGGAGGTGCGGGAAGGGCTGCTGCGCCGCTGGCACCGGGAGCGTCATCCGCACGGTCCCGCGTCGCAGACTTAA
- a CDS encoding flavin-containing monooxygenase, whose product MDEREDGREHVREHVRVAVIGSGFGGLGAAVRLRREGITDFVVLERADSVGGTWRDNNYPGCACDVPSHLYSFSFAPNPDWPRTFSGQPAIREYLEHVADTFGLRRHIRLNHEVRMARWDADAMHWEIETSGGDLTADVVVSATGPLSDPKMPEIPGLAGFPGKVFHSARWDHDYDLRGKRVAMIGTGASAIQIVPAIAPEVERLTLFQRTPPWVMPRTDRAITSVERWLHRQLPFTRAARRGLLWGIRELQVSAFTKRPNQLGLIESLAKANMARSIKDPELRAKLTPSYRIGCKRILLSSEYYPALARPNVDLVASGLKEVRGSVLVAADGTETEVDAIVFGTGFHVTDMPIADRVVGAEGKTLAEVWKDGMQSLRGATAAGFPNWMTIIGPNTGLGNSSMILMIESQLNYMADYMRQLGVLGGRVALAARPSAVNTWNRHVQTRMERTVWNTGGCTSWYLDAQGRNTTVWPGTTGEFRKETLRVDLGEYEVVRHRERERVAVPGGVEAAPEGVA is encoded by the coding sequence ATGGACGAGCGCGAGGACGGACGAGAGCACGTACGCGAGCACGTACGCGTGGCGGTGATCGGGTCCGGGTTCGGCGGGCTGGGCGCCGCGGTGCGGCTGCGGCGCGAGGGGATCACGGACTTCGTCGTCCTGGAGCGCGCCGACTCCGTCGGCGGCACCTGGCGCGACAACAACTACCCGGGGTGCGCCTGTGACGTGCCCTCCCACCTGTATTCCTTCTCCTTCGCGCCCAACCCCGACTGGCCGCGGACCTTCTCCGGGCAGCCCGCCATCCGGGAGTACCTGGAGCACGTCGCCGACACCTTCGGGCTGCGCCGCCACATACGGCTGAACCACGAGGTCCGGATGGCGCGCTGGGACGCGGACGCGATGCACTGGGAGATCGAGACCTCGGGCGGGGACCTCACCGCCGATGTGGTCGTCTCCGCCACCGGGCCGCTGTCCGACCCGAAGATGCCCGAGATCCCCGGGCTCGCCGGCTTCCCCGGCAAGGTCTTCCACTCCGCCCGCTGGGACCATGACTACGACCTGCGCGGCAAGCGCGTCGCCATGATCGGCACCGGCGCCTCGGCCATCCAGATCGTCCCCGCCATCGCTCCCGAGGTGGAGCGGCTCACCCTGTTCCAGCGGACCCCGCCGTGGGTGATGCCGCGCACCGACCGGGCCATCACCTCCGTCGAGCGCTGGCTCCACCGCCAGCTCCCCTTCACCCGGGCGGCGCGCCGCGGGCTGCTGTGGGGGATACGCGAGCTGCAGGTCAGCGCCTTCACCAAACGGCCCAATCAGCTCGGGCTGATCGAGTCCCTGGCCAAGGCCAACATGGCGCGCTCGATCAAGGACCCGGAGCTGCGGGCGAAGCTGACGCCCTCGTACCGCATCGGCTGCAAGCGGATCCTGCTCTCCAGCGAGTACTACCCGGCGCTCGCCCGGCCGAACGTGGACCTCGTCGCCTCCGGGCTCAAGGAGGTACGCGGCTCCGTGCTCGTCGCCGCCGACGGGACCGAGACCGAGGTCGACGCGATCGTCTTCGGCACCGGCTTCCACGTCACGGACATGCCGATCGCCGACCGGGTGGTGGGCGCGGAGGGCAAGACCCTCGCGGAGGTGTGGAAGGACGGGATGCAGTCGCTGCGCGGGGCGACCGCGGCCGGCTTCCCGAACTGGATGACGATCATCGGCCCGAACACCGGGCTCGGGAACAGCTCGATGATCCTGATGATCGAATCGCAGCTGAACTACATGGCCGACTACATGCGCCAGCTGGGGGTTCTGGGAGGCAGGGTCGCCCTGGCCGCCAGGCCTTCGGCGGTCAACACCTGGAACCGGCACGTCCAGACGCGCATGGAGCGGACCGTGTGGAACACCGGCGGCTGCACCAGCTGGTACCTGGACGCGCAGGGCCGCAACACCACCGTCTGGCCGGGCACCACCGGCGAGTTCCGCAAGGAGACGCTGCGGGTGGACCTGGGGGAGTACGAGGTCGTGCGCCACCGGGAGCGCGAGCGGGTCGCGGTCCCCGGTGGGGTCGAAGCGGCGCCGGAGGGCGTCGCGTGA
- a CDS encoding exodeoxyribonuclease III, which produces MLIVTSVNVNGIRAAAKKGFSPWLAGSDADVVCLQEVRAEEGQIPEEVRAPEGWHTVFAPAAAKGRAGVALYTRREPERVQVGFGSEEFDGSGRYLEIDLPGVTVASLYLPSGEAGTEKQDEKYRFMGEFLGYLKELRARAAADGREVVVCGDWNICHREADLKNWKTNRKNAGFLPEEREWLGEVYDAAGYVDVVRSLHPDTEGPYSWWSYRGRAFDNDAGWRIDLQVATPGLAAKAVKAFVERAETHPERWSDHAPVTVAYELGV; this is translated from the coding sequence ATGCTCATCGTGACCTCCGTGAATGTGAATGGGATCCGCGCCGCCGCCAAGAAGGGGTTCTCCCCGTGGCTCGCCGGGTCGGACGCCGACGTCGTCTGCCTGCAGGAAGTGCGGGCGGAGGAGGGGCAGATTCCGGAGGAGGTGCGGGCGCCGGAGGGCTGGCACACGGTGTTCGCGCCGGCCGCCGCCAAGGGGCGGGCCGGGGTCGCGCTGTACACGCGGCGGGAACCGGAGCGGGTGCAGGTCGGATTCGGGAGCGAGGAGTTCGACGGCTCCGGGCGGTACCTGGAGATCGATCTGCCCGGTGTGACCGTGGCCAGCCTCTACCTGCCCTCCGGTGAGGCCGGGACCGAGAAGCAGGACGAGAAGTACCGGTTCATGGGCGAGTTCCTCGGCTATCTGAAGGAGCTCAGGGCGCGGGCCGCGGCGGACGGGCGCGAGGTGGTCGTCTGCGGCGACTGGAACATCTGCCACCGGGAAGCCGACCTGAAGAACTGGAAGACCAACCGGAAGAACGCCGGCTTCCTGCCCGAGGAGCGCGAGTGGCTCGGGGAGGTGTACGACGCCGCCGGTTACGTGGACGTCGTACGGAGCCTGCACCCGGACACCGAGGGGCCGTACTCCTGGTGGTCCTACCGCGGGCGGGCCTTCGACAACGACGCCGGCTGGCGGATCGATCTGCAGGTGGCGACGCCGGGGCTGGCCGCCAAGGCCGTCAAGGCGTTCGTGGAACGGGCCGAGACGCACCCCGAGCGCTGGTCCGACCACGCGCCCGTGACCGTGGCCTACGAGCTCGGGGTCTGA
- a CDS encoding alpha/beta fold hydrolase translates to MSRLTHVTAGPYAPPAARRELVATSADGSRLHVEVHGEDGAPAVVLAHGWTCSTAFWAAQIRALAPGHRVIAYDQRGHGRSPAGSGCTTTALADDLVAVLGATLAPGEKAVVVGHSMGGMTVMAAAARPEFAEHVVAALLCSTGSGRLVAEARVLPWRAGRARTRATGAVLGARVPLGPVTPVARKVLKYATMGPGSAPDKVEACARIVHACPTRVRHAWSQVLAGLDLDAKLAALTVPTAVIGGKSDRLTPIVHARGLAAALPNCVGLTELTGMGHMTPIEAPEAVTAAVRELAELYLSPHHRPAKEKTP, encoded by the coding sequence GTGAGCCGCCTGACGCACGTCACCGCCGGCCCGTACGCCCCGCCGGCCGCCCGCCGCGAACTGGTCGCCACCTCCGCCGACGGCTCGCGCCTGCACGTGGAGGTGCACGGCGAGGACGGGGCGCCGGCCGTCGTGCTCGCGCACGGCTGGACCTGTTCCACCGCCTTCTGGGCCGCGCAGATACGGGCCCTGGCCCCCGGCCACCGGGTCATCGCCTACGACCAGCGCGGCCACGGGCGCAGCCCCGCGGGCTCCGGCTGCACCACCACCGCCCTCGCCGACGACCTCGTCGCGGTCCTGGGAGCCACCCTCGCCCCCGGGGAGAAGGCCGTCGTCGTGGGCCACTCCATGGGCGGGATGACGGTCATGGCCGCCGCCGCCCGGCCGGAGTTCGCCGAGCACGTCGTGGCCGCGCTGCTGTGCAGCACCGGCAGCGGCCGGCTCGTCGCGGAGGCCCGGGTCCTGCCGTGGCGTGCCGGACGCGCGAGGACCCGTGCCACCGGGGCGGTGCTGGGGGCCCGGGTCCCGCTCGGGCCGGTCACCCCCGTCGCCCGGAAGGTGCTGAAGTACGCCACGATGGGCCCCGGTTCCGCGCCCGACAAGGTCGAGGCCTGCGCCCGGATCGTGCACGCCTGCCCCACCCGGGTGCGCCACGCGTGGTCGCAGGTGCTGGCGGGCCTGGACCTCGACGCGAAGCTGGCCGCGCTCACCGTGCCCACCGCCGTGATCGGCGGCAAGAGCGACCGGCTGACCCCGATCGTGCACGCCCGGGGGCTGGCGGCCGCGCTGCCGAACTGCGTGGGGCTGACCGAGCTGACCGGGATGGGGCACATGACCCCGATAGAGGCCCCGGAGGCCGTCACCGCCGCCGTGCGCGAGCTCGCCGAGCTGTACCTCTCACCGCACCACCGGCCCGCGAAGGAGAAGACACCGTGA
- a CDS encoding SDR family oxidoreductase yields MSARRNLEGQVAVVTGAARGVGELLARKLSARGAKVALVGLEPEALKEVSERLHTDSDHWYADVTDHEVMARVAQEVKQRFGKVDIVVANAGVASGGPFTDSDPDAWRRVIEVNLIGGAVTARAFLPVLIESRGYFLQIASLAAITPAPMMSAYCASKSGVEAFAHCLSAEVGYKGVKVGVGYLSWTDTDMVRGADQDEVMRELRQRLPWPSNRTYPLGPAVDRIVAGIERRSAHVYAQWWLRGMQGVRGYLPGIISSVGQREMKRFEPRLASVSKGLVGAGGAADEQERTRSN; encoded by the coding sequence GTGAGTGCTCGCAGGAATCTGGAAGGCCAGGTCGCCGTCGTCACGGGCGCCGCCCGCGGGGTCGGCGAGCTGCTGGCCCGCAAACTCTCCGCGCGCGGTGCGAAGGTGGCCCTCGTGGGCCTGGAGCCGGAGGCCCTCAAGGAGGTCTCCGAGCGGCTGCACACCGACAGCGACCACTGGTACGCCGACGTCACCGACCACGAGGTGATGGCCCGGGTCGCGCAGGAGGTCAAGCAGCGCTTCGGGAAGGTGGACATAGTCGTCGCCAACGCGGGCGTCGCGTCCGGCGGACCGTTCACCGACTCCGACCCCGACGCCTGGCGCCGGGTCATCGAGGTCAACCTCATCGGCGGGGCCGTCACCGCCCGCGCCTTCCTGCCCGTGTTGATCGAGAGCCGCGGGTACTTCCTGCAGATCGCTTCGCTCGCCGCGATCACCCCGGCGCCGATGATGAGCGCGTACTGCGCCTCCAAGTCCGGGGTCGAGGCCTTCGCCCACTGCCTGAGCGCCGAGGTCGGCTACAAGGGCGTCAAGGTCGGCGTCGGCTACCTGTCCTGGACGGACACCGACATGGTGCGCGGAGCCGACCAGGACGAGGTGATGCGCGAACTGCGCCAGCGGCTGCCGTGGCCGTCGAACCGGACGTACCCGCTGGGTCCGGCCGTCGACCGGATCGTGGCGGGCATCGAGCGGCGCTCCGCGCACGTGTACGCGCAGTGGTGGCTGCGCGGCATGCAGGGGGTCCGCGGGTACCTGCCCGGGATCATCTCGTCCGTCGGGCAGCGCGAGATGAAGCGGTTCGAGCCGCGACTGGCCAGTGTCTCCAAGGGGCTTGTGGGGGCCGGCGGAGCGGCGGACGAGCAGGAACGCACCCGGAGCAACTGA
- a CDS encoding GNAT family N-acetyltransferase, protein MSQEIQLRAVSYDHPDAVKLNDQVQIEYQVRYEGEGDVTFLDPAMFSPPSGLYLLAYDAAGAPIASGGWRAHEANDEGYADGDAELKRMYVIPEARGLGLARRILAALEADARAAGRVRMVLETGDQQPEAIALYLSEGYTMAATKFGHYRFHDSSRCMTKPLNPGA, encoded by the coding sequence ATGTCTCAGGAGATCCAGCTCCGCGCCGTGTCGTACGACCATCCGGACGCGGTCAAGCTCAACGACCAAGTACAGATCGAATACCAGGTCCGCTACGAGGGCGAGGGCGATGTCACGTTCCTCGACCCGGCGATGTTCAGCCCGCCCAGCGGCCTCTACCTCCTCGCCTACGACGCCGCCGGCGCGCCGATAGCCAGCGGCGGCTGGCGCGCGCACGAGGCGAACGACGAGGGATACGCGGACGGCGACGCCGAGCTGAAGCGCATGTACGTGATCCCCGAGGCCCGCGGCCTGGGCCTGGCCCGCCGCATCCTGGCCGCCCTGGAGGCCGACGCCCGCGCGGCCGGCCGCGTACGCATGGTCCTGGAAACGGGCGACCAGCAGCCGGAGGCCATCGCCCTCTACCTTTCGGAGGGTTACACCATGGCGGCCACCAAGTTCGGCCACTACCGCTTCCACGACTCCAGCCGCTGCATGACCAAGCCGCTGAACCCGGGCGCCTGA
- a CDS encoding MerR family transcriptional regulator yields the protein MREYRTEELAEAAGIPVRTLRFYRERKLLPPPRREGRIAWYDEHHLARLRTVAALLERGHTLGGIAELTVAFEKGRDVGQLGELLGIGWSEETPVRLTPEALADYFEGEVTPENLAASLDLGYLATDGEEIVHVSRRLLDVSSALVREGVPLAAVLEAGRAVREHADAMAALFAELIRTHIGQDAVARLRPLAKSVVEAELTMAMDRLRPPAPGQGPESAHTTHTTHTAHSIQPTGTTQTPSS from the coding sequence GTGCGCGAATACCGCACGGAGGAGCTGGCCGAGGCCGCCGGCATACCCGTACGCACCCTGCGCTTCTACCGGGAGCGCAAGCTCCTGCCGCCACCCCGCCGCGAGGGCCGCATCGCCTGGTACGACGAGCACCACCTGGCCCGGCTGCGCACCGTGGCCGCCCTGCTCGAGCGCGGCCACACCCTCGGCGGCATCGCCGAACTGACCGTCGCCTTCGAGAAGGGCCGCGACGTCGGCCAGCTCGGCGAGCTGCTCGGCATCGGCTGGTCGGAGGAGACACCGGTCCGTCTGACCCCCGAGGCCCTCGCCGACTACTTCGAGGGCGAGGTCACCCCGGAGAACCTGGCTGCCTCGCTCGACCTCGGTTATCTCGCCACCGACGGCGAGGAGATCGTCCACGTCAGCCGCAGGCTGCTGGACGTCTCCTCCGCGCTGGTCCGCGAGGGCGTACCCCTCGCGGCCGTCCTGGAGGCGGGCCGGGCGGTGCGCGAGCACGCGGACGCGATGGCGGCCCTGTTCGCGGAGCTCATCCGCACGCACATCGGGCAGGACGCGGTCGCGCGGCTGCGCCCGCTGGCGAAGAGCGTGGTCGAGGCGGAGCTCACGATGGCCATGGACCGCCTGCGCCCGCCGGCGCCGGGTCAGGGCCCCGAGTCCGCCCACACCACTCACACCACCCACACCGCTCACTCCATTCAGCCCACTGGGACCACTCAGACCCCGAGCTCGTAG
- the sepX gene encoding divisome protein SepX/GlpR: MSSSGLIYAVIVGAWAAYLVPMWLRRQDELNEARPTERFSTAIRLLSGRAGMERRYAKGLRERGDEEAWSQPPTDPDAATETVNSVDADARAVVVPPPTRAEPRSAASERADRAERARREQRLVVLARRRRTTALLFLIFTLGAVVAAVGGLQYLWAPAVPALLLSTYIVHLRVQERRRYEFTMDRRRAEAAARRLRENRPRRRSSEDAAAAGSDPDPAPPVSPQEAGRRALVEQTDHAEWVDQQRERERGPARGDSWEPVPVPLPTYVTAPVAPRATGPATPDPWSATRSSTAEPTEPRLRAQPAPPSPRGRARDAARTPLFDQYEGDERPRAANE, translated from the coding sequence GTGAGCAGCAGCGGCCTCATCTACGCAGTCATTGTCGGGGCCTGGGCCGCCTACTTGGTGCCCATGTGGCTCCGGAGGCAGGACGAGCTGAACGAAGCCCGTCCGACGGAACGCTTCTCCACTGCCATCCGGCTGCTTTCCGGCCGGGCGGGAATGGAGCGCCGTTACGCCAAGGGGCTGCGTGAGCGCGGTGACGAGGAGGCGTGGTCCCAGCCCCCCACGGACCCGGATGCCGCGACGGAAACGGTGAATTCCGTGGACGCCGACGCCCGGGCCGTCGTCGTGCCCCCGCCGACCCGGGCGGAGCCGAGATCGGCCGCCTCCGAGCGGGCCGACCGCGCCGAGCGGGCCCGCCGCGAACAGCGCCTGGTCGTCCTGGCCCGCCGTCGGCGCACCACCGCGCTGCTCTTCCTGATCTTCACCCTCGGTGCGGTCGTCGCCGCCGTGGGCGGACTCCAGTACCTGTGGGCCCCGGCGGTCCCCGCCCTGCTGCTGAGCACGTACATCGTGCACCTGCGGGTCCAGGAGCGACGCCGCTACGAGTTCACGATGGACCGGCGGCGCGCCGAGGCCGCCGCCCGGCGCCTCCGGGAGAACCGGCCCCGGCGCCGTTCCTCGGAGGACGCCGCCGCGGCCGGTTCCGACCCGGACCCCGCGCCACCCGTCTCCCCGCAGGAGGCCGGCCGGCGCGCCCTGGTCGAGCAGACCGACCACGCCGAGTGGGTGGACCAGCAGCGCGAACGCGAACGCGGCCCCGCCCGCGGTGACAGCTGGGAGCCCGTCCCGGTCCCGCTGCCGACGTACGTGACGGCCCCGGTCGCCCCGCGCGCCACCGGTCCGGCCACCCCGGACCCCTGGAGCGCCACCCGCTCGAGCACGGCCGAGCCGACGGAACCCCGCCTGCGCGCCCAGCCGGCACCCCCGTCGCCCCGCGGCCGCGCACGCGACGCGGCCCGTACGCCCCTGTTCGACCAGTACGAGGGCGACGAGCGCCCGCGCGCCGCGAACGAGTGA